The proteins below are encoded in one region of Bacteroidota bacterium:
- a CDS encoding histidine kinase: MSRFRAPQSIHTLRQFLSGSICYIILMLLISGCTETPALVVETTQYRIDDTAVWPENNGDDTTWSTAPVLSLPDTAAVMWLRFNVEVPAYQTLGIKATGLAAREVYWDGVLIGEAGKVGHNVQTERAGPIDAYFRVPDTLATPGGHQVTLRISSFRRPQQTSGLRMQFVLGDFMQLTTAPFKAVGIPLLFLGGFVLVALYYGALFIADQQRLPYLMTAALCLAVALLLATESWRNALGYMYSLHGLRLSLVELFTGLTGVLLAGTFAVQFSIPRIRFIVFTLAVAITLALILIKDHETATYAAFAMALFVALGITGWAIQHRQPGARLACGGVFICLIVLFLSGHSFMDLAFFPAFSVLVAGLLTSLGLQTRADRKRHEMARATAARLEGELLKKHLQPHFLMNTLTSIIELVETSPATAVKAIEALAAELRSLGEVSGQHTIPMRQELALCRAHLEVMGYRRAVVFELDTTGVAEQHPIPPAVIHTLIENAITHNAYLAGTITFTLRETVDDGMRTLELRTPLVNPDPQVKQEGGGLRYVRARLEEVASAQYTLSSGIESTEWVTRMQLPVNLP, encoded by the coding sequence ATGTCCCGTTTCCGTGCCCCACAAAGTATACACACCCTCAGGCAATTCCTGTCGGGAAGCATCTGCTATATAATTCTGATGCTGCTCATTTCTGGCTGTACAGAAACGCCGGCACTTGTTGTAGAAACCACGCAATACAGGATAGATGACACCGCTGTGTGGCCTGAAAACAACGGTGATGATACCACGTGGTCCACAGCTCCAGTATTATCGCTACCGGATACGGCGGCAGTGATGTGGCTGCGGTTTAATGTTGAAGTGCCGGCCTATCAAACACTGGGCATCAAAGCAACCGGCCTTGCAGCTCGTGAGGTGTACTGGGATGGCGTTTTGATTGGCGAGGCAGGCAAAGTGGGGCACAACGTACAAACAGAACGGGCCGGCCCCATCGATGCGTATTTCAGGGTACCTGACACCCTTGCTACGCCGGGCGGTCACCAGGTTACTCTCCGAATATCAAGCTTCAGGCGCCCACAGCAGACATCGGGTTTACGCATGCAGTTTGTTTTGGGTGATTTTATGCAGCTCACGACCGCTCCGTTCAAAGCGGTAGGTATTCCGCTGCTTTTCCTTGGTGGCTTTGTACTTGTTGCGCTTTACTATGGCGCACTCTTCATCGCTGATCAGCAGCGCCTTCCCTATCTCATGACAGCAGCTTTGTGCCTTGCCGTCGCCCTCCTTCTGGCAACTGAGAGTTGGCGCAATGCCCTGGGCTACATGTATTCCTTGCATGGCCTGCGCCTCAGCCTGGTAGAATTGTTCACGGGACTTACGGGCGTGTTACTTGCCGGCACTTTTGCGGTCCAGTTCAGCATCCCCAGGATCCGCTTCATCGTGTTTACACTCGCAGTAGCGATAACATTGGCGCTTATACTCATTAAAGATCATGAAACCGCCACATATGCTGCATTTGCAATGGCACTTTTTGTAGCGCTAGGCATTACCGGCTGGGCTATACAGCACCGTCAACCCGGTGCCCGACTCGCTTGCGGCGGCGTCTTTATCTGCCTGATTGTACTATTTCTCTCAGGCCATTCATTTATGGATCTGGCTTTTTTTCCGGCTTTTAGTGTCCTGGTCGCCGGCCTGCTTACCTCGCTTGGCTTGCAAACCCGCGCCGACCGGAAACGACATGAAATGGCACGGGCTACAGCAGCCCGACTGGAGGGTGAACTCCTAAAAAAGCATCTGCAGCCACATTTTTTGATGAATACACTGACGTCGATAATCGAGCTCGTAGAAACGAGCCCGGCTACTGCCGTGAAAGCAATTGAGGCGCTGGCAGCAGAGTTGCGTTCGCTTGGCGAAGTATCGGGACAGCATACGATTCCAATGCGCCAGGAGTTGGCCCTGTGCCGCGCCCATCTGGAGGTCATGGGCTACCGACGCGCTGTTGTTTTTGAGCTCGACACAACGGGAGTCGCCGAACAGCATCCTATTCCACCGGCCGTCATTCATACCCTGATCGAAAATGCCATAACACACAATGCATACCTGGCCGGCACAATTACCTTTACGCTCAGAGAGACGGTAGATGATGGCATGCGTACGCTGGAACTGCGAACACCGCTTGTAAATCCAGACCCTCAAGTAAAGCAAGAAGGCGGCGGTTTACGGTACGTTCGCGCCAGGCTGGAAGAAGTAGCATCTGCGCAATACACGCTGTCCTCAGGCATCGAATCGACCGAATGGGTAACCCGCATGCAGCTACCAGTCAATTTACCATAG
- a CDS encoding aminotransferase class V-fold PLP-dependent enzyme, whose translation MKTRRQFLNTAFVPVAATLNPAAIPNTLEMLAQHTGTPTEIARDEAYWRTVQEAFTVDKSLVNLNNGGVSPAPAIVQDAMKRYLDFSNLAPVYTMWEILEPQREGVRQRVARDFGCDTEEIALTRNASESLQICQLGIDLQPGDEVLTTTHDYGRMINTFKQRERRNGIKLVQFPLPVPAENPDEIVRLFEQNITPRTRMILMCHIVNITGQIMPVKQVVQMARKRGIPVIVDGAHAYAHFTFKHEDLDCDYYGSSLHKWLLAPHGTGLLYVRKEKIKDLWPLMAAPERLDSDIRKFEEIGTHPAANYIAIADALTFHQGIGAKRKEERLRYLTHYWAEKLLSHDRIRLNTSLNPAYSCAIGNVQIDGVDTKKLKDHLWDAHRIIVVPILHEDFEGLRVTPNLYTTLEELDRFVDAMTHVIKHGLPA comes from the coding sequence ATGAAGACGCGCCGCCAGTTTTTGAATACTGCCTTTGTACCTGTTGCCGCAACCTTGAATCCTGCTGCAATCCCTAATACACTGGAAATGCTTGCCCAGCATACGGGTACGCCTACAGAAATTGCCCGCGATGAAGCGTATTGGCGCACCGTGCAGGAGGCCTTTACGGTGGATAAGAGCCTGGTTAACCTGAATAATGGCGGGGTATCGCCGGCGCCGGCCATTGTACAGGATGCTATGAAACGGTACCTGGATTTCTCAAACCTTGCGCCGGTGTACACGATGTGGGAAATTTTGGAACCGCAACGTGAAGGCGTACGGCAGCGTGTTGCGAGAGATTTTGGATGTGATACCGAGGAAATTGCTCTGACGCGAAATGCGTCTGAGAGTTTGCAAATTTGCCAGCTTGGCATTGACTTGCAGCCGGGAGATGAAGTGCTCACCACCACCCACGATTATGGCCGGATGATTAACACGTTCAAGCAACGTGAACGCCGAAATGGTATCAAGCTTGTCCAGTTTCCCTTGCCTGTGCCGGCTGAAAACCCAGATGAGATTGTCCGACTCTTTGAGCAAAACATCACGCCGCGGACCAGAATGATCCTGATGTGCCACATTGTAAACATCACGGGGCAAATTATGCCGGTCAAGCAGGTTGTGCAGATGGCCCGAAAAAGGGGAATCCCCGTAATTGTTGATGGTGCCCATGCGTATGCGCACTTCACCTTCAAACACGAAGACCTCGATTGTGACTACTACGGTTCGAGTTTACACAAGTGGCTACTCGCGCCCCATGGTACCGGTTTGTTGTATGTTCGAAAAGAGAAAATTAAAGATTTGTGGCCGCTTATGGCTGCACCCGAGCGGCTGGATAGCGACATCAGAAAGTTTGAGGAAATTGGTACCCACCCTGCAGCGAATTACATCGCGATTGCTGATGCCCTCACCTTCCACCAGGGGATTGGCGCCAAACGCAAGGAAGAACGATTGCGGTACCTCACCCATTACTGGGCAGAAAAGCTGCTTTCACATGATCGTATTAGATTGAATACAAGTTTGAATCCCGCCTACTCCTGCGCCATCGGCAACGTGCAGATTGATGGAGTCGATACGAAAAAACTAAAAGACCATCTGTGGGATGCGCACCGCATAATTGTAGTGCCTATTCTGCATGAAGACTTTGAAGGGTTACGCGTTACGCCTAACCTGTACACCACATTGGAAGAGCTTGATCGGTTTGTTGATGCCATGACGCATGTGATAAAACACGGCTTGCCGGCCTGA
- a CDS encoding RidA family protein: MKKMMMACLLCFAAAGLVACETPVPEATRTVISTEAAPPAVGPYSQAIRVGNMLFLAGQIGLDPESRKIVEGGIEAETRQAMSNLDAVLGAAGFSMADVVQAQVFLADLNDYAVMNEVYGSYFATMPPGRAAVQVARLPLDARVEIMMTAVKAQ, from the coding sequence ATGAAAAAAATGATGATGGCGTGCCTGCTCTGTTTTGCAGCCGCCGGCCTCGTGGCCTGTGAAACACCTGTCCCTGAAGCGACCCGCACTGTAATTTCAACTGAGGCAGCTCCACCAGCTGTTGGGCCTTACTCCCAGGCAATTCGGGTTGGCAACATGTTATTTCTTGCCGGCCAAATCGGACTGGATCCTGAATCCCGTAAGATCGTGGAAGGAGGTATAGAAGCCGAAACCCGGCAGGCAATGTCAAATCTGGATGCTGTGCTGGGTGCAGCCGGCTTTTCTATGGCTGATGTGGTTCAAGCCCAGGTATTTCTTGCAGATCTGAATGATTATGCAGTCATGAATGAAGTATATGGCTCATACTTTGCTACCATGCCTCCGGGACGCGCAGCTGTGCAAGTTGCCCGGTTGCCACTGGATGCGCGGGTTGAAATTATGATGACTGCCGTTAAGGCGCAGTGA